Proteins encoded together in one Marinobacter sp. Arc7-DN-1 window:
- a CDS encoding TAXI family TRAP transporter solute-binding subunit, protein MTLKLKASAFAVAAAVGLGVASASVTAQEQQFVTIGTGGVTGVYYPAGGAICRLVNMDRKEHGIRCSVESTGGSVYNLNAIRQGELDLAVAQSDWQYHAYNGTSQFKDDGANKKLRAVFSLHPEPFTVVASKGSGIKTFEDLEGKRVSVGNPGSGQRATAEVLMDEMGWTMDKFSLAAELKAAEQSQALCDGNIDAFFYTVGHPSGAIKEATTSCDSVIVEVDNAATKKLIDENPYYRKAIIPGGMYRGTDEDVATFGVAATFVSSTDVSEKVVYEVVKAVFENFDSFKRLHPAFANLEKSEMVSDALSAPLHPGALKYYKEAGLIK, encoded by the coding sequence ATGACACTGAAACTCAAAGCCTCTGCATTTGCCGTTGCTGCTGCTGTTGGCCTGGGTGTGGCCTCAGCATCGGTGACCGCACAGGAGCAACAGTTCGTGACCATCGGTACCGGCGGTGTGACCGGGGTCTATTACCCGGCCGGCGGTGCCATCTGCCGTCTGGTGAACATGGATCGCAAAGAACATGGTATTCGGTGCTCCGTAGAAAGCACCGGCGGTTCCGTCTACAACCTGAACGCCATTCGCCAGGGCGAGCTGGATCTGGCGGTTGCCCAGTCTGACTGGCAGTACCATGCCTACAACGGCACGAGCCAGTTTAAAGACGACGGCGCCAACAAGAAGCTTCGTGCGGTTTTCTCCCTGCACCCGGAACCGTTCACAGTCGTTGCCAGCAAGGGCTCCGGCATCAAGACTTTTGAAGACCTTGAAGGCAAGCGTGTGTCCGTGGGCAACCCCGGTTCCGGCCAGCGTGCAACGGCTGAAGTGCTGATGGATGAGATGGGCTGGACCATGGACAAGTTTTCACTGGCTGCTGAACTGAAAGCGGCAGAACAGTCCCAGGCGCTGTGTGATGGCAACATTGATGCTTTCTTCTACACAGTCGGGCATCCCTCCGGCGCCATCAAGGAAGCGACCACTTCCTGTGACAGCGTCATCGTTGAAGTGGATAACGCCGCCACCAAAAAGCTGATCGATGAGAATCCGTACTATCGTAAAGCCATCATTCCCGGTGGCATGTACCGCGGAACCGACGAGGATGTGGCCACCTTCGGGGTAGCCGCGACCTTTGTGTCCTCTACCGATGTGTCCGAAAAGGTGGTTTACGAAGTGGTCAAGGCAGTGTTCGAAAACTTTGACAGTTTCAAGCGCCTGCATCCGGCATTTGCCAATCTGGAGAAGTCAGAAATGGTATCTGATGCCCTGAGTGCGCCGCTGCATCCGGGTGCCCTGAAGTACTACAAGGAAGCGGGTCTGATCAAATAA
- a CDS encoding efflux RND transporter permease subunit, translated as MSNPKHDKGEHYLTTPKAEPFLERLIFNNRALILIAFTVLTLFLGYNAIKIQPDASFERMIPLEHPYIVNMLEHRDDLENLGNFVRIAVEVEDGDIFTQEYMETLKQITDEVFYLDGVDRSGLKSLWTSNVRWVEVTEQGFQGGTVIPDNYDGSRDSLERLRQNVLRSNEVGRLISDNFQSTIVYAPLYEKNPETGEALDYGEFSRQLEEKIREKYEAQNPNIEIHIVGFAKKVGDLIEGIGSIAWFAGITILLTTLLLFWYSRSIAGTLVPVFTSIIAVFLQLGTLRLMGYGLDPYSVLVPFLVFAIGISHGVQIVNAMAVEAARGFDSVTAARLAFRALYIPGMLALISDAFGFLTLIFIEIDVIRDLAVAAGIGVAFVILTNLVLHVLIMSYIGISQGGIRHVQNHGEKQDRKWRVMSYFSHPGVAPISLLIAVIGLGLGLYYKQNLKIGDLDRGAPELRADSRYNKDNAYIIDNYSTSADVLVVMVKTPEEQCTQYNVLRAMDALQWELQNTPGVQSSVSLADVSKVVTKALNEGNWKWYEISRNQTIINASIREAPAGLINTDCSLTPVLVFLEDHKAETLETVIERVEEFASANSTEEHRFLLAAGNSGVEAATNEVISSAKDKMLLLVYGVVSLLCFVTFRSIRAVLCIVIPLGLTSVLGEAIMAVSGIGIKVATLPVIALGVGIGVDYGIYIYSKLEKYLLEGKPLQEAYYETLRSTGKAVMFTGVTLGLGVVTWIFSPIKFQADMGFLLFFMFLWNMVGAIWLLPALARFLLRPDQMLAKARTAK; from the coding sequence ATGTCCAACCCTAAGCATGACAAGGGCGAACACTACCTGACCACGCCCAAGGCAGAACCATTCCTGGAGCGGCTGATTTTCAACAACCGGGCACTCATTCTGATTGCCTTTACCGTGTTGACGCTGTTTCTGGGTTACAACGCCATCAAGATCCAGCCTGATGCCAGTTTCGAGCGCATGATCCCGCTTGAACATCCGTACATCGTTAACATGCTGGAGCATCGGGACGATCTCGAAAATCTCGGTAACTTCGTTCGTATCGCCGTGGAGGTTGAAGATGGCGATATCTTTACTCAGGAATACATGGAAACCCTGAAGCAGATCACGGACGAGGTTTTCTATCTGGATGGCGTGGACCGATCGGGTCTTAAATCCCTGTGGACCTCGAACGTTCGCTGGGTGGAAGTGACTGAGCAGGGTTTCCAGGGTGGAACCGTTATTCCGGATAACTACGATGGTTCAAGAGACAGTCTTGAGCGGTTGCGTCAGAACGTTCTGCGCTCCAATGAAGTCGGGCGCCTGATTTCCGATAACTTCCAGTCAACGATTGTTTACGCGCCGTTGTATGAAAAAAATCCGGAGACCGGTGAGGCTCTCGACTACGGCGAATTCTCTCGTCAGTTGGAAGAAAAGATCCGTGAAAAGTACGAGGCCCAGAATCCGAACATTGAGATTCATATTGTCGGTTTTGCAAAAAAGGTTGGCGATCTGATTGAAGGGATTGGCTCCATCGCCTGGTTTGCCGGCATCACCATCCTGCTGACCACGCTGCTGCTGTTCTGGTATTCCCGTTCGATTGCCGGAACTCTGGTCCCCGTCTTTACCTCGATCATTGCGGTTTTCCTGCAGCTGGGAACTCTGCGGTTGATGGGTTATGGCCTGGATCCGTATTCCGTTTTGGTGCCGTTCCTGGTGTTTGCGATTGGTATCAGTCACGGCGTCCAGATTGTTAACGCCATGGCGGTTGAGGCGGCCAGGGGCTTTGACTCGGTCACGGCTGCCCGCCTTGCCTTCCGTGCCCTTTATATCCCGGGTATGCTGGCACTGATCTCCGATGCGTTCGGTTTCCTCACACTCATCTTCATTGAGATTGACGTAATCCGGGATCTGGCGGTGGCAGCGGGTATTGGCGTGGCCTTCGTTATCCTGACCAACCTGGTGCTGCATGTTCTGATCATGTCTTACATCGGGATCTCCCAGGGCGGTATTCGCCATGTGCAGAACCATGGGGAAAAGCAGGACCGGAAGTGGCGCGTCATGTCTTACTTCTCACATCCGGGCGTGGCGCCGATCTCCCTGCTGATCGCCGTGATTGGCCTTGGGCTCGGCCTCTACTACAAACAAAACCTCAAAATTGGCGATCTGGACCGGGGTGCACCCGAGCTGCGTGCGGATTCCAGATACAACAAGGACAACGCCTACATCATCGACAACTACTCCACCAGTGCCGATGTGCTTGTGGTAATGGTGAAAACGCCGGAAGAGCAGTGCACCCAGTACAACGTGCTGCGTGCCATGGACGCCTTGCAGTGGGAGTTGCAGAACACACCGGGTGTACAGTCTTCCGTGTCGCTGGCGGATGTGTCCAAAGTGGTGACCAAGGCGCTGAATGAGGGTAACTGGAAGTGGTACGAGATTTCCCGTAACCAGACCATCATCAACGCGTCCATTCGTGAGGCACCGGCGGGGCTGATCAATACCGACTGCAGTCTGACACCCGTGCTTGTGTTTCTTGAGGATCACAAGGCGGAAACGCTGGAAACGGTCATTGAACGTGTTGAGGAGTTCGCCAGCGCCAACAGTACCGAGGAGCACAGGTTCCTGTTGGCAGCAGGCAACTCAGGCGTGGAAGCGGCGACCAACGAGGTGATTTCCAGCGCCAAGGACAAGATGCTGCTGCTGGTTTACGGCGTGGTGAGTTTACTGTGCTTTGTTACCTTCCGTTCGATCCGCGCGGTGCTCTGTATTGTGATACCGCTTGGTCTGACCTCTGTCCTCGGCGAAGCGATCATGGCGGTGTCCGGTATTGGCATCAAGGTAGCGACGTTGCCGGTTATCGCCCTGGGGGTTGGTATTGGTGTTGACTACGGCATCTATATCTACAGCAAGCTGGAGAAGTATCTTCTTGAGGGCAAACCCCTTCAGGAGGCCTATTACGAGACGCTGCGCTCCACCGGTAAGGCTGTTATGTTCACCGGTGTAACACTGGGTCTCGGCGTTGTTACCTGGATTTTCTCCCCGATCAAGTTCCAGGCAGACATGGGCTTTCTCCTGTTCTTTATGTTCCTGTGGAACATGGTTGGAGCCATCTGGCTGCTGCCGGCTCTCGCCCGGTTCCTGTTGAGGCCGGATCAAATGCTTGCAAAAGCGCGCACTGCGAAATAA
- a CDS encoding WD40/YVTN/BNR-like repeat-containing protein, with protein sequence MANRLMCKTLGAACLGLSMAWSAPAAFALADIIETPARPTDLAPENLLNDATRTGDRIVAVGERGHIIYSDDEGETWVQGEVPVSVTLTGIDFGSETHGWAVGHSGVVLHTEDAGATWSLQLDGIRAAALAIESREEQIAAMEERIEGAPESEKSDLEWALDDLYFALENLQADLDVGPVNPLLDVWFENENRGFVVGAYGMFLRTTDGGETWKDWAPRIENRQNFHLNGITRVTGGALVVVGEAGQIHVSVDGGETFERRESPYEGSLFGVIGTGQVNEVLAFGLRGNMLFSTDLGKSWRMIPNSAGATLNDGAVAKDGRITLVGNGGAVLLSTDRAETFRENFRSDRDGVMSVVPISGTDLLLVGEGGVKITDARGKNLQ encoded by the coding sequence ATGGCTAATAGGTTGATGTGCAAGACGCTGGGAGCGGCCTGTCTCGGACTTTCCATGGCGTGGTCCGCCCCTGCGGCGTTTGCGCTTGCAGATATCATCGAAACCCCGGCCCGGCCAACCGATCTGGCCCCGGAGAATCTTCTGAACGATGCGACCCGGACCGGAGATCGTATCGTGGCCGTAGGAGAGCGAGGCCATATCATTTATTCGGATGATGAAGGGGAGACCTGGGTTCAGGGTGAAGTTCCTGTCTCGGTCACCCTGACCGGAATCGATTTCGGTTCAGAAACTCATGGCTGGGCGGTAGGGCACAGTGGTGTGGTTCTGCATACCGAGGATGCCGGTGCCACCTGGAGCCTTCAGCTTGACGGTATCAGAGCAGCGGCACTGGCCATCGAGAGCAGGGAAGAGCAGATTGCAGCGATGGAGGAGCGCATTGAAGGGGCTCCCGAATCTGAAAAAAGTGACCTGGAGTGGGCACTTGACGACCTCTACTTTGCCCTGGAAAACCTGCAGGCTGATCTGGATGTCGGGCCGGTAAACCCACTGCTGGATGTCTGGTTCGAGAACGAGAACCGCGGTTTTGTTGTGGGTGCCTACGGAATGTTCCTGCGAACAACGGATGGCGGTGAAACCTGGAAGGACTGGGCACCCCGGATCGAAAACCGGCAGAATTTTCACCTCAATGGCATTACCCGGGTCACCGGTGGCGCTTTGGTAGTGGTTGGTGAGGCTGGGCAGATCCATGTCTCGGTGGATGGCGGCGAGACGTTCGAGCGCCGCGAGTCTCCTTACGAAGGCTCCCTGTTTGGGGTGATCGGTACCGGCCAGGTGAACGAAGTCCTGGCGTTTGGCCTGAGAGGCAACATGCTGTTCTCAACGGATCTTGGCAAGAGCTGGCGCATGATTCCCAATTCGGCTGGCGCAACTCTCAACGACGGCGCCGTTGCTAAAGACGGCCGGATTACTCTGGTGGGTAACGGTGGCGCCGTCCTTCTCAGTACCGACAGAGCAGAAACCTTCCGGGAGAATTTCCGTAGTGATCGGGATGGGGTCATGAGCGTGGTGCCCATTTCAGGGACAGATCTGCTGCTTGTCGGCGAAGGTGGCGTAAAAATTACAGACGCCCGTGGAAAGAACCTTCAATAA
- the rplT gene encoding 50S ribosomal protein L20, whose protein sequence is MARVKRGVVARRRHKKILNQAKGYYGARSRVFRVAKQAVIKAGQYAYRDRRNRKRAFRALWIARINAGARANGLSYSRLIAGLKKANVEIDRKVLADLAMNEQQAFAAVVEKAKASL, encoded by the coding sequence ATGGCTCGTGTAAAACGTGGTGTGGTCGCACGCCGTCGTCACAAAAAGATTCTCAATCAGGCCAAAGGTTACTACGGCGCTCGTAGCCGGGTATTCCGTGTAGCCAAGCAAGCGGTTATCAAAGCCGGTCAGTACGCTTACCGCGACCGTCGTAACCGCAAGCGTGCTTTCCGCGCTCTGTGGATTGCCCGTATCAATGCTGGTGCCCGCGCTAACGGTCTGTCCTACAGCCGTCTGATCGCTGGTCTGAAAAAGGCTAACGTTGAAATCGATCGTAAGGTTCTGGCCGATCTGGCCATGAACGAGCAGCAGGCGTTTGCCGCTGTTGTTGAGAAGGCCAAGGCGTCCCTGTGA
- the thrS gene encoding threonine--tRNA ligase — translation MPVVTLPDGSHRSFAEPVTVHDVAADIGAGLAKAALAGKVDGRLVDTSYRIEDDAELAIVTERDEDGVDIIRHSTAHLLAMAVKELFPAAQVTIGPVIDNGFYYDFKFDRPFTNEDLARIEKRMEELSKQDIPVSRSVMSREDAVKLFEEMGEEYKVRIIEDIPGDEDLSFYRQGDFIDLCRGPHVPSTGKLKAFKLTKVSGAFWRGDTGNEQLQRVYGTAWGNKKDLKAYLHRLEEAEKRDHRKVGKKLNLFHMQEEAPGMVFWHPDGWSLYQEIEQYMRRKQQEHGYKEIKTPQVVSRTLWEKSGHWDKFKDDMFTTESEKHDYAIKPMNCPCHVQVFNQGLKSYKDLPLRLAEFGSCHRNEASGALHGLMRVRGFTQDDAHIFCEEDAIQKEVSDFIGMLHEIYTDFGFTEILYKLSTRPEKRVGSDEVWDKAEAALEEALNREGVDWELLPGEGAFYGPKIEFSLKDCIGRVWQCGTIQVDFSMPGRLGAQYVADNSERKTPVMLHRAVLGSFERFIGILIEEYEGAFPTWLAPSQVVVLNITDNQRDYCQNLAKKWDSLGFRVNADLRNEKIGFKIREHTLNKVPYLVVVGDKEVDNNTVAVRTRKGEDLGTLSLEAFEQLLQKDVERKGKTKTEI, via the coding sequence ATGCCCGTCGTAACCCTGCCCGATGGCAGCCATCGCAGTTTTGCTGAACCCGTAACCGTCCATGACGTCGCCGCCGATATTGGTGCTGGCCTCGCCAAAGCCGCTCTCGCCGGGAAGGTGGATGGCCGGCTTGTAGACACCAGCTACCGCATTGAAGACGATGCTGAGCTGGCCATTGTCACCGAGCGTGATGAAGATGGCGTCGATATCATCCGTCACTCCACTGCCCATTTGCTGGCAATGGCCGTCAAGGAGCTGTTTCCGGCAGCCCAGGTTACCATCGGCCCGGTCATCGACAACGGCTTCTATTACGACTTCAAGTTCGACCGCCCCTTTACCAACGAGGACCTGGCGCGGATCGAGAAGCGTATGGAGGAGCTTTCGAAACAGGATATTCCGGTTTCCCGGTCTGTTATGTCCCGGGAAGACGCCGTCAAGCTGTTTGAGGAGATGGGTGAAGAGTACAAGGTGCGCATCATTGAGGACATTCCCGGTGATGAGGACCTGTCCTTCTATCGCCAGGGCGACTTCATCGACCTGTGCCGCGGCCCCCACGTGCCCAGTACCGGCAAGCTGAAGGCGTTCAAGCTGACCAAGGTTTCCGGCGCTTTCTGGCGTGGTGACACCGGCAACGAACAGTTGCAGCGTGTTTACGGCACAGCCTGGGGCAACAAGAAGGACCTGAAGGCGTACCTGCACCGTCTGGAAGAAGCCGAAAAACGTGATCACCGAAAGGTTGGTAAGAAGCTTAATCTGTTCCACATGCAGGAAGAAGCGCCCGGGATGGTGTTCTGGCACCCGGACGGCTGGTCGCTGTACCAGGAAATTGAACAGTACATGCGCCGCAAGCAGCAGGAGCATGGTTACAAGGAAATCAAGACGCCCCAGGTGGTGTCCCGTACTCTGTGGGAAAAGTCGGGTCACTGGGACAAGTTTAAGGACGACATGTTCACCACGGAGTCGGAGAAGCACGACTACGCCATCAAGCCCATGAACTGTCCGTGCCACGTTCAGGTCTTTAACCAGGGGCTGAAGAGCTACAAGGATCTTCCCCTGCGACTGGCAGAGTTCGGTTCCTGTCACCGTAACGAGGCGTCGGGTGCACTGCACGGCCTGATGCGTGTTCGCGGTTTTACGCAAGATGATGCCCACATCTTCTGCGAAGAGGACGCGATCCAGAAGGAAGTGTCGGACTTCATTGGAATGCTGCACGAGATCTACACAGATTTCGGGTTTACCGAGATTCTGTACAAATTGTCCACTCGCCCTGAGAAGCGGGTCGGTTCCGACGAAGTCTGGGACAAGGCCGAGGCCGCCCTGGAAGAGGCGCTGAATCGTGAGGGCGTGGACTGGGAATTGTTGCCGGGCGAAGGTGCTTTCTACGGCCCTAAAATCGAATTCTCCCTGAAAGACTGTATCGGCCGGGTATGGCAATGCGGTACCATTCAGGTCGATTTTTCCATGCCGGGCCGCCTTGGCGCCCAGTATGTGGCAGATAATTCCGAGCGTAAGACGCCGGTCATGCTGCACCGAGCGGTACTCGGGTCGTTCGAGCGGTTCATCGGTATTCTGATTGAAGAATACGAAGGCGCATTCCCCACCTGGCTGGCACCAAGCCAGGTTGTGGTCCTCAATATCACCGATAATCAGCGTGACTATTGTCAGAATCTGGCGAAAAAGTGGGATTCTTTGGGCTTTAGGGTTAATGCTGACTTGAGAAACGAGAAGATCGGCTTTAAAATCCGCGAGCATACTCTTAACAAGGTTCCCTATCTTGTCGTCGTCGGCGACAAAGAGGTCGACAACAACACCGTTGCGGTGAGAACCCGCAAAGGCGAAGATTTGGGAACGCTATCGCTCGAAGCGTTTGAGCAACTTTTGCAGAAAGATGTTGAGCGCAAGGGCAAAACAAAGACGGAGATCTAA
- the rpmI gene encoding 50S ribosomal protein L35, whose protein sequence is MPKMKTKSGATKRFKKTATGFKHKQSFTSHILTKKSPKRKRQLRGTKLIAKSDVASIKRMTAC, encoded by the coding sequence ATGCCTAAGATGAAAACCAAAAGCGGAGCCACCAAGCGGTTCAAGAAAACCGCCACCGGCTTCAAGCACAAGCAGTCCTTCACCAGTCACATCCTGACCAAGAAGAGCCCGAAGCGTAAGCGTCAGCTGCGCGGCACCAAGCTCATCGCCAAGTCGGATGTTGCATCTATCAAGCGTATGACCGCGTGCTGA
- a CDS encoding TRAP transporter permease — MTGKDPNSGDSVDTSAVDQFLQTETGGRAGTGYAAVLLFVIPVVWSLFQLWIASPLPYIFEIGVFNSTEARSIHLAFASFLAFAAFPMIKGRHDTSNAVPFYDWILALLAAFSSAYLYIFYKELSTRPGAPILQDLIIAMLGLVLLLEATRRALGLPLTIVAAVFIFYSLAGPYMPDVISHGGASLEKLASHQWLGTEGVFGVALGVSTSFVFLFVLFGALLERAGAGNYFIKVAYASLGHMKGGPAKAAVVSSGLSGIISGSSIANVVTTGTFTIPLMKRVGFPATKAGAVEVAASTNGQLTPPVMGAAAFLMVEYVGISYLEVMKHAILPAMISYIALIYIVHLEACKLNMQGLERPNKPTLAQRLLTWVFMLLGLSVLTLAVYYGIGWTKEVFGAAAVWVLGPVVLAIYIGLVGYAAKFPDLQEDDPADSMDELPPLGRTVKTGLYYLLPVVVLIWCLTVERFSPQLSAFWATMFMIFIVVTQVPLKNLFRKRGKIGGATKQGVVDVVNSLATGARNMIGIGVATASAGIVVGTVTLTGIGLVMAQFVEFISGGNLMLMLVFTAVISLILGMGLPTTANYIVVSTLMAPVIVTLGAQNGLIVPLIAVHLFVFYFGILADDTPPVGLAAYAAAAISGADPIRTGVQGFTYDIRTAILPFMFIFNTQLLLIGLTGWFDLLVTVFSAVTAMLVFSAATQGFWFTRTRWWETLCLLLITFTLFRPGFWWDRVYPPVESRPGTEIMEYIEAVPAGEDIVIKATGMTIDGDEKSTFLQLPLPAGETPEARLQESGLGLRRDGDQMIVDFVSYGSVAETAGLYFDWTIDAFQVPLERPPKELMFIPALVLLGLVAFGQLRRRAREEGAVEPA; from the coding sequence ATGACCGGCAAAGATCCTAACTCCGGGGATTCCGTAGATACTTCAGCCGTAGATCAGTTCCTGCAAACAGAAACCGGCGGGCGTGCCGGCACCGGATATGCTGCGGTGCTTCTGTTTGTTATTCCGGTGGTCTGGTCTCTGTTTCAATTGTGGATTGCTTCGCCACTGCCCTACATTTTTGAAATAGGGGTGTTTAACTCAACAGAGGCACGTTCGATCCACCTGGCGTTTGCGTCTTTCCTGGCGTTTGCCGCCTTCCCCATGATCAAGGGGCGGCACGACACCTCCAACGCAGTGCCCTTTTATGACTGGATTCTTGCACTTCTGGCAGCGTTCTCGTCGGCGTACCTGTACATCTTCTATAAGGAGCTGTCGACTCGGCCGGGTGCGCCAATTCTGCAGGATCTGATCATCGCAATGCTCGGCCTGGTGCTTCTGCTTGAGGCGACCCGCCGTGCCCTCGGCCTGCCACTCACAATTGTGGCTGCCGTGTTCATTTTCTATTCGCTCGCGGGCCCCTACATGCCGGATGTGATTTCCCATGGCGGCGCCAGCCTGGAAAAACTCGCCTCGCATCAGTGGTTGGGTACCGAGGGCGTGTTCGGTGTTGCCCTGGGTGTCTCCACGAGCTTCGTGTTCTTGTTTGTGCTTTTTGGTGCCTTGCTGGAGAGAGCTGGAGCGGGTAACTATTTCATCAAGGTTGCCTATGCCTCCCTGGGTCACATGAAGGGTGGTCCGGCGAAGGCGGCGGTGGTGTCCAGTGGCTTGAGCGGGATCATCTCCGGCTCCTCCATTGCAAATGTGGTTACCACCGGCACCTTCACAATTCCGCTGATGAAGCGGGTCGGATTCCCAGCCACCAAAGCCGGTGCCGTAGAGGTGGCTGCGTCCACCAATGGCCAACTGACGCCGCCAGTAATGGGGGCGGCAGCGTTCCTGATGGTGGAGTACGTGGGCATCTCCTATCTGGAGGTGATGAAACACGCGATCCTTCCCGCAATGATTTCCTATATTGCCCTGATCTATATTGTCCACCTCGAGGCCTGCAAACTGAACATGCAGGGGCTGGAGCGGCCAAACAAGCCGACGCTTGCCCAGCGGTTGCTGACCTGGGTTTTTATGCTCTTGGGCCTGTCGGTGCTGACCCTGGCGGTGTACTACGGAATTGGCTGGACGAAAGAGGTATTTGGTGCCGCGGCGGTGTGGGTTCTGGGGCCCGTTGTGTTGGCCATCTATATCGGATTGGTGGGTTATGCGGCCAAATTCCCGGACTTGCAGGAAGATGACCCGGCCGATTCAATGGACGAGCTGCCACCACTGGGGCGCACGGTGAAAACCGGTCTTTATTATCTCTTGCCTGTCGTGGTTCTGATCTGGTGCCTTACGGTGGAACGTTTCTCACCGCAGCTTTCTGCATTCTGGGCGACCATGTTCATGATCTTTATTGTGGTTACCCAGGTACCACTCAAGAACCTGTTCCGCAAACGGGGAAAAATCGGAGGGGCGACCAAGCAAGGCGTTGTGGATGTCGTGAATTCACTGGCAACCGGCGCCAGGAACATGATTGGCATTGGTGTGGCGACGGCATCAGCGGGTATCGTTGTTGGCACGGTTACGCTTACGGGCATTGGCCTGGTCATGGCCCAGTTTGTCGAGTTTATCTCCGGCGGCAACCTGATGCTTATGCTGGTTTTCACTGCTGTGATCAGTCTTATCCTGGGTATGGGGCTTCCGACCACGGCCAATTACATTGTGGTGTCGACCCTGATGGCACCGGTTATTGTGACGCTGGGGGCCCAGAATGGGCTGATCGTGCCGCTCATCGCTGTGCACCTGTTCGTGTTTTACTTCGGGATACTGGCGGACGACACGCCGCCGGTGGGGCTTGCGGCCTACGCCGCCGCCGCGATTTCCGGGGCCGACCCCATTCGAACGGGTGTTCAGGGGTTCACCTACGATATCCGGACCGCGATCCTGCCGTTCATGTTTATCTTCAACACCCAGTTGTTGCTGATCGGGCTGACAGGCTGGTTTGATCTTCTGGTCACCGTATTCAGTGCCGTGACGGCCATGCTGGTTTTCTCCGCGGCAACGCAGGGGTTCTGGTTTACCCGCACCCGCTGGTGGGAAACCCTTTGTCTGCTGTTGATAACGTTCACTCTTTTCCGGCCCGGGTTCTGGTGGGATAGGGTCTATCCGCCGGTTGAGAGCCGCCCCGGAACCGAGATCATGGAATACATCGAGGCTGTTCCGGCGGGTGAGGATATTGTTATCAAGGCCACGGGTATGACCATTGATGGCGATGAGAAGTCAACATTCCTGCAACTGCCATTGCCTGCGGGCGAGACTCCCGAAGCCCGGCTCCAGGAATCAGGTCTTGGTCTGCGCCGGGACGGCGATCAGATGATTGTGGACTTTGTGTCCTACGGCAGTGTGGCGGAAACTGCCGGCCTGTACTTCGACTGGACGATCGATGCCTTTCAGGTGCCGCTGGAGCGCCCGCCGAAGGAGCTGATGTTCATTCCGGCACTGGTGCTTCTGGGGCTGGTTGCCTTCGGGCAGTTACGCCGACGGGCCAGGGAAGAGGGGGCAGTGGAGCCAGCCTGA
- the infC gene encoding translation initiation factor IF-3, with protein MKQRANRGGRTPKAPINENIDATEVRLIDAEGNQVGVVPIEDAIKQAEEASLDLVQVTDSDPIVCKIMDYGKKIFDEKKAKAAAKKKQKQTQVKELKFRPGTEEGDYQVKLRNLVRFLENGDRGKITIRFRGREMAHQEIGMQLMQRIEADVEELAQVEMRPKMEGRQMTMVVAPRKKK; from the coding sequence ATTAAACAGCGAGCGAATCGGGGTGGGCGTACACCAAAGGCGCCGATCAATGAGAATATTGACGCAACCGAAGTCCGTCTGATCGATGCCGAAGGCAACCAGGTCGGTGTAGTACCAATAGAGGACGCCATCAAGCAAGCTGAAGAGGCGTCTCTTGACCTGGTCCAGGTTACGGATTCCGATCCGATCGTCTGTAAGATAATGGACTACGGCAAGAAAATCTTCGACGAGAAGAAGGCCAAGGCGGCTGCCAAGAAAAAACAGAAGCAGACGCAGGTCAAAGAGCTTAAGTTCCGTCCCGGAACTGAAGAAGGGGATTATCAGGTAAAACTACGCAACCTGGTACGTTTCCTTGAAAACGGGGACCGCGGCAAAATCACGATCCGCTTCCGTGGCCGTGAGATGGCACACCAGGAAATTGGTATGCAACTCATGCAGCGCATCGAAGCAGATGTGGAAGAGCTTGCCCAGGTAGAGATGCGGCCGAAAATGGAAGGCCGGCAGATGACCATGGTTGTGGCGCCCCGCAAGAAGAAGTGA